In the Paenibacillus pabuli genome, one interval contains:
- a CDS encoding EcsC family protein — protein sequence MDSRETLDQELEQILKWEKEQKDLFIWDKIGRLPFAMLDKVMPKVIKQKIGDALNEVGQYVQNGGKFLVQKKKVAKLLQEEAKKSGYSMTDNTYRLEEDAEAEGTAKIHSVEHLPLEVLDRVADNITESRTKFAAAQGAATGIGGIVTIAADIPMVMGLSLKVLQEMALCYGYDPDDPQERIFIVKCLQFSSADIVGKKAIIDELAEYDNPDKQVQVVSQMQGWREVFNSYSESFGWKKLFQLIPIAGMVFGSVSNKNTIRDVAEAGKMLYKKRLILQRLK from the coding sequence ATGGATTCACGTGAAACATTGGATCAGGAGCTTGAACAGATTTTGAAGTGGGAAAAAGAACAGAAGGATTTGTTTATTTGGGATAAAATCGGGCGTTTGCCATTTGCGATGCTGGATAAAGTTATGCCAAAAGTGATCAAACAAAAGATTGGCGATGCCCTGAACGAAGTTGGCCAGTATGTACAGAACGGCGGCAAATTTCTCGTTCAGAAAAAGAAAGTGGCCAAGCTGCTTCAAGAGGAAGCGAAGAAATCCGGTTATTCCATGACGGACAATACCTATCGTCTGGAAGAGGATGCCGAAGCAGAAGGGACTGCAAAAATTCATAGTGTGGAGCATCTGCCGCTTGAGGTGTTGGACCGTGTGGCGGACAACATTACGGAGAGCCGAACCAAGTTTGCCGCAGCACAAGGTGCCGCAACAGGAATTGGCGGCATTGTAACGATCGCAGCGGATATTCCGATGGTGATGGGGCTTTCCCTGAAGGTACTTCAAGAGATGGCATTATGTTACGGATATGATCCCGACGATCCACAAGAGAGGATATTTATTGTGAAATGCCTGCAATTCTCCTCCGCCGACATCGTAGGCAAGAAGGCGATTATCGATGAACTGGCCGAGTATGACAATCCGGACAAGCAGGTACAGGTCGTTTCACAGATGCAGGGCTGGCGTGAGGTTTTCAATTCCTATAGTGAATCCTTCGGTTGGAAAAAGCTGTTCCAGCTTATCCCGATTGCCGGCATGGTGTTTGGTTCGGTAAGCAATAAAAACACGATTCGGGATGTTGCCGAAGCAGGTAAAATGTTATACAAAAAAAGGCTAATTCTTCAGCGCTTGAAGTAA
- the queF gene encoding preQ(1) synthase translates to MKDVTLLGNQGVKYTFEYDPGILESFDNKHPYRDYFVKFNCPEFTSLCPITGQPDFATIYISYIPDVKMVESKSLKLYLFSFRNHGDFHEDCVNIIMNDLIKLMDPRFIEVWGKFTPRGGISIDPYTNYGKPGTKYEQMAEHRMMNHDMYPETIDNR, encoded by the coding sequence ATGAAAGATGTAACGCTGCTGGGTAACCAGGGTGTGAAATATACGTTTGAGTATGATCCCGGTATTTTGGAGAGCTTTGATAACAAGCATCCATACCGCGATTATTTTGTAAAATTCAATTGCCCGGAATTCACGAGCCTGTGCCCGATCACGGGTCAGCCTGATTTTGCCACCATTTATATCAGCTACATTCCCGATGTGAAAATGGTAGAGAGCAAATCGCTTAAACTGTACCTGTTCAGCTTCCGCAACCATGGGGATTTCCACGAGGATTGTGTGAACATTATCATGAACGACCTGATCAAGCTGATGGACCCGCGTTTCATTGAGGTTTGGGGCAAATTCACGCCGCGCGGCGGCATTTCCATTGATCCGTATACCAACTACGGCAAGCCGGGAACCAAGTATGAACAGATGGCTGAGCACCGCATGATGAATCATGATATGTATCCGGAAACGATCGATAACCGTTAA
- a CDS encoding helix-turn-helix domain-containing protein — protein sequence MSSTYLNWFTSDLQFPFYIQYGGHEEDTELHQHVDFSELVIVLNGNATHVVNTEEYFIKKGNAFVINGSTPHAYKDPHDFKICNIMFRPEMLASIGPDLKKSNGYQALFVLEPYYRNIHSYPGKLALPIPSLEYVESLIAVMIEEYHGKLQGYQTMLLSRFTELVVYLSRHYDTQEKGIEGNHLMHLANAISYMEDHYLEPLTLEAIAGKSNISVRHLNRIFRSHYQMTPITYMLTLRLERACSLLKHSSLTITQISYECGFNDSNYFTRQFRKAYGVSPKAYRQDHSD from the coding sequence TTGAGCAGCACGTATCTGAACTGGTTTACATCTGACTTGCAGTTTCCATTTTATATTCAGTACGGTGGGCATGAGGAGGATACCGAACTGCATCAGCACGTCGATTTTTCGGAGCTCGTGATTGTGCTGAACGGTAATGCGACTCATGTTGTAAATACGGAGGAGTATTTTATTAAAAAGGGTAATGCCTTTGTCATTAACGGTTCCACACCTCATGCCTACAAGGACCCTCATGATTTTAAGATCTGCAATATCATGTTTAGACCGGAGATGCTTGCATCGATTGGACCGGACCTGAAGAAATCGAATGGGTATCAGGCTTTGTTTGTCTTGGAGCCATACTATCGCAATATTCACTCTTATCCTGGCAAGCTAGCACTGCCCATTCCCAGTCTGGAGTATGTGGAATCGCTGATTGCAGTAATGATTGAGGAGTATCATGGCAAGCTGCAGGGGTATCAGACGATGCTGCTCTCGCGGTTTACAGAGCTGGTCGTCTATCTGTCGAGGCATTATGATACGCAGGAAAAGGGGATTGAGGGCAACCATCTGATGCACTTGGCCAATGCCATATCTTATATGGAAGATCATTATTTGGAGCCATTGACGCTTGAGGCGATTGCGGGTAAATCGAATATCTCGGTAAGACATCTGAATCGAATCTTTCGCTCCCATTATCAGATGACGCCAATCACCTACATGTTGACGCTCCGCCTGGAGAGAGCATGCAGCTTGTTGAAACACAGCAGCTTGACCATAACTCAGATCTCCTATGAATGCGGATTTAATGACAGCAACTACTTTACCCGTCAATTCCGGAAGGCATATGGGGTCTCCCCCAAGGCATACAGGCAAGATCACTCCGATTAA
- the queE gene encoding 7-carboxy-7-deazaguanine synthase QueE encodes MSSVQENAASASNVRSKEARIPVMEIFGPTVQGEGMVIGQKTMFVRTAGCDYRCSWCDSAFTWDGSGKDQIRMITPEGVWAELRRVGGSRFSHVTISGGNPALLASLGGLVSLLRENGIRTAVETQGSRWQPWLADIDEVTVSPKPPSSGMDTNWDVLDDLIQRLSTGPAGRSHSLKIVIFDEVDLDYARRVHARYPATDLFLQTGNPDVTSEETPDLASSLLARYEWLIDQVSASDDLNDVRVLPQLHTLVWGNKRGV; translated from the coding sequence ATGAGTAGCGTGCAAGAAAACGCGGCTTCCGCTTCCAACGTACGAAGTAAAGAAGCACGCATCCCTGTCATGGAGATTTTCGGTCCGACCGTTCAAGGCGAAGGCATGGTCATCGGGCAGAAAACGATGTTTGTTCGCACCGCAGGCTGCGATTATCGCTGCTCCTGGTGTGACTCTGCCTTTACCTGGGACGGCAGTGGCAAGGACCAGATCCGGATGATTACACCGGAGGGCGTATGGGCTGAATTGCGCCGCGTTGGCGGTTCGCGATTCTCCCATGTCACCATCTCGGGCGGGAATCCCGCCCTGCTGGCTTCGCTAGGTGGGTTGGTTTCTTTACTTCGGGAGAACGGCATTCGCACTGCGGTGGAGACGCAGGGCTCCCGCTGGCAGCCTTGGCTGGCGGACATTGACGAAGTCACCGTCTCCCCCAAACCGCCGAGCTCCGGCATGGACACCAATTGGGACGTGCTGGATGATCTCATTCAGCGATTGTCCACAGGCCCTGCAGGACGCAGCCACAGCCTGAAAATTGTCATCTTCGATGAAGTAGACTTGGATTATGCCCGCCGCGTGCATGCACGGTATCCGGCTACCGATTTGTTTTTGCAGACCGGAAATCCGGATGTCACTTCTGAAGAGACGCCAGATCTGGCTTCGTCGCTGCTCGCCCGTTATGAGTGGCTGATTGATCAAGTCAGTGCATCAGATGACCTGAACGATGTCCGTGTGCTTCCACAGCTGCACACCTTGGTGTGGGGAAACAAACGCGGCGTCTGA
- the queC gene encoding 7-cyano-7-deazaguanine synthase QueC, with the protein MLNEEKAVVVFSGGQDSTTCLFWAKQQFAEVEVVTFDYGQRHKLEIECAAAIARDLNVQQTVLDMSLLNQLAPNALTRTDVEITHEEGELPSTFVDGRNLLFLSFAAILAKQKGARHLVTGVCETDFSGYPDCRDSFVKSMNVTLNLSMDYPFVIHTPLMWLDKAQTWKMADDLGAFDYVRERTLTCYNGVIGDGCGECPACKLRKAGLDRYVEQRSAGASVGADVR; encoded by the coding sequence ATGTTAAACGAAGAAAAAGCGGTCGTCGTATTTAGCGGCGGTCAGGATAGTACCACATGTCTGTTCTGGGCCAAACAGCAATTTGCTGAAGTTGAGGTGGTAACCTTCGATTATGGACAGCGTCATAAGCTGGAGATCGAATGTGCTGCTGCAATTGCACGCGATCTGAATGTACAGCAAACCGTGCTGGACATGAGTCTGCTTAACCAGCTCGCACCTAATGCATTGACCCGTACGGATGTGGAAATTACGCATGAAGAAGGTGAGCTGCCCAGTACCTTTGTGGATGGACGCAACCTGCTTTTCCTCAGTTTTGCCGCCATTCTGGCAAAGCAAAAAGGAGCGCGTCATCTGGTCACCGGCGTATGTGAGACAGATTTCAGCGGATATCCGGATTGCCGGGATTCGTTTGTTAAATCCATGAATGTAACGCTAAACCTGTCGATGGACTACCCGTTTGTCATTCATACTCCGCTCATGTGGCTGGATAAGGCTCAAACGTGGAAAATGGCAGATGATCTCGGTGCCTTCGATTATGTACGCGAGCGGACACTGACCTGCTATAACGGGGTTATTGGAGATGGATGCGGTGAATGTCCTGCATGCAAACTACGCAAAGCCGGATTGGATCGCTACGTGGAGCAGCGCTCTGCTGGTGCATCTGTAGGAGCAGATGTACGATGA
- the queD gene encoding 6-carboxytetrahydropterin synthase QueD: protein MREPGTFRIVEHLQRIGEDILPSQLRYHRKRVLVSKEFTFDAAHHLHCYEGKCKNLHGHTYKVVFGISGYPGETGLTVDFGHIKDIWKTQIEGYLDHQYLNETLPLMNTTAENMVVWLFEQMEQALQTEPYAGLTEGGRTEFVRLYETPTSYAEARREWMIDE, encoded by the coding sequence ATGAGAGAGCCAGGAACGTTCCGCATTGTTGAGCATTTGCAGCGGATTGGGGAGGATATCCTGCCTTCACAGCTGCGTTATCACCGCAAACGTGTACTTGTCAGCAAAGAGTTCACCTTCGATGCTGCGCACCACCTGCATTGTTATGAAGGCAAGTGCAAGAACTTGCACGGCCATACGTATAAAGTCGTTTTTGGTATCAGCGGTTATCCGGGCGAGACCGGACTGACAGTTGATTTTGGACACATCAAGGATATATGGAAAACACAAATTGAAGGATATCTGGATCATCAGTACCTGAACGAGACCCTTCCCCTTATGAATACCACGGCTGAAAACATGGTCGTCTGGTTGTTCGAACAAATGGAACAGGCACTGCAGACTGAGCCGTATGCAGGACTTACTGAGGGTGGCCGAACCGAATTTGTACGCCTCTACGAGACACCCACCAGCTATGCCGAGGCTAGACGGGAGTGGATGATCGATGAGTAG
- a CDS encoding 3'-5' exonuclease, producing the protein MPYIIYDLEFTVSRNARYSSEIIDIGAVKVTEGPGGLYVSDTFHTYVRPSNKSVLSTDTIQFTGITQKDIDAAPLFPEALQKFIAWMGSEVYYMCSWGPDDRSKLISHCRTHQLDVAWITNHNDLQQQWSRTVRKEGKFRQLGLAQALELCGIEFDGTQHRALDDAINTAKVFMHQFDRFSLETNCAADDEGVASKVVYSSSTEDDVKDSPFGNLAHLFKTNE; encoded by the coding sequence ATGCCATATATTATCTATGATCTTGAATTTACGGTTAGCCGTAACGCTCGCTACTCTTCTGAAATCATCGATATCGGTGCGGTAAAAGTTACGGAAGGACCTGGCGGCTTATATGTATCCGACACGTTTCATACTTATGTTCGTCCCTCCAACAAGTCGGTGCTGTCCACCGACACCATTCAATTTACAGGAATTACGCAAAAAGATATTGATGCCGCTCCTCTTTTTCCTGAAGCACTGCAAAAGTTTATCGCCTGGATGGGAAGCGAAGTATATTACATGTGTTCCTGGGGACCCGATGACCGCAGCAAGCTGATTTCCCATTGTCGTACACACCAACTTGACGTTGCCTGGATCACGAACCACAATGACCTGCAACAGCAGTGGTCGCGAACCGTTCGCAAGGAAGGCAAATTCCGTCAGCTTGGACTAGCTCAAGCGCTTGAACTATGCGGAATCGAGTTCGACGGCACCCAGCATCGTGCACTGGATGACGCCATTAATACCGCCAAAGTATTTATGCATCAATTTGACCGCTTCAGTCTGGAAACAAACTGTGCCGCTGATGATGAAGGCGTTGCTTCCAAAGTCGTCTATTCCAGCAGTACAGAAGACGATGTGAAAGATTCACCCTTTGGCAATCTGGCACATCTGTTCAAAACCAATGAATAG
- a CDS encoding proline--tRNA ligase, whose amino-acid sequence MHQSEMLVPTLREAPAEADAAGHRWLLRSGMIRQLAAGIYSYLPLGRRILLNVERIVREEMDRAGCQEVLLPIMQPAELWEESGRYSQYGPELMRLQDRHDREFTLGPTHEEVVTALARDEVNSYRKLPFTLYQIGTKFRDERRPRFGLLRGREFIMKDAYSFASDWEELDRTYQAMNKAYSRILERCGLEYIRVEADAGTIGGQGETHEFMALADVGEDTIVSCKQCGYAANLEKAGYQTSGVVTQDTDESQSNTADSSLVRIHTPAIRTISELSSFVGEGPEHIIKTLLYQADGQLIAVLVRGDHEVNDIALKQVLGAEELTLADEAALAGRSDLKVGFLGPVGLDLPVVVDADVAVMESAITGANEVDMHFSGVRPGIDFVLNKVERIRFAADGDNCPSCGAKLVFTKGIEVGHIFKLGTKYSDAMNASFLDRNGRQCAPVMGCYGIGVSRLMAAIAEQYAGEEGIRWPAAIAPYQIHLIPVSWKDEQQRQLVMELEQQLGDAGYTVLTDDRDERPGVKFKDAELIGLPVQIVVGRGAAERNVEIGSHALASKGETKRISMSVEEALNHAKEVL is encoded by the coding sequence ATGCATCAAAGTGAAATGCTTGTTCCAACATTACGTGAAGCACCGGCTGAAGCAGATGCAGCCGGACATCGCTGGCTACTTCGTTCAGGCATGATTCGTCAGCTGGCAGCAGGGATATACAGTTATTTGCCGCTGGGGCGGCGTATACTGCTCAACGTTGAACGGATCGTTCGCGAAGAGATGGACCGTGCCGGTTGTCAGGAAGTGCTGCTGCCTATTATGCAGCCGGCAGAGCTGTGGGAAGAATCGGGAAGATACAGCCAGTACGGCCCTGAGCTGATGCGTTTGCAGGATCGACACGATCGGGAGTTCACCCTTGGACCAACCCATGAGGAAGTGGTGACCGCTCTTGCACGTGATGAAGTGAATAGCTACAGGAAGCTGCCTTTTACGTTGTATCAGATCGGAACCAAATTCAGGGATGAACGGCGTCCAAGGTTTGGCTTGCTGCGGGGACGCGAGTTTATCATGAAGGATGCGTACTCTTTTGCTTCCGACTGGGAAGAGCTGGATCGTACGTATCAGGCGATGAATAAGGCATATTCACGCATTTTGGAGCGCTGCGGTCTGGAATATATTCGTGTAGAGGCGGACGCGGGCACCATCGGCGGTCAGGGGGAGACGCATGAATTTATGGCGCTGGCTGATGTCGGCGAAGATACGATTGTATCCTGTAAGCAATGTGGTTATGCTGCGAACCTGGAGAAGGCCGGATACCAGACATCTGGAGTTGTAACACAGGATACGGATGAATCCCAGTCCAATACCGCAGACTCATCGCTCGTTCGAATTCATACGCCTGCAATTCGTACCATTTCCGAACTCAGTTCCTTTGTCGGTGAGGGACCGGAGCACATCATCAAAACACTGCTCTATCAAGCAGATGGACAGCTGATTGCTGTGCTTGTTCGTGGGGATCACGAAGTCAATGACATTGCCCTGAAGCAGGTATTGGGTGCAGAAGAACTCACTTTGGCTGACGAAGCGGCACTTGCAGGACGATCGGATTTGAAGGTCGGTTTCCTGGGACCTGTCGGTCTGGATCTGCCAGTCGTCGTGGACGCGGATGTGGCTGTGATGGAAAGTGCCATTACAGGCGCCAACGAAGTGGATATGCACTTTTCGGGTGTTCGTCCAGGTATAGATTTTGTCTTGAACAAAGTCGAGCGAATTCGCTTCGCGGCTGATGGGGATAATTGTCCTTCATGTGGAGCAAAGCTTGTATTCACCAAAGGCATTGAAGTAGGTCACATTTTTAAACTGGGCACCAAATATAGTGATGCTATGAATGCTTCATTTTTGGACCGAAATGGTCGCCAGTGTGCCCCGGTGATGGGCTGTTACGGTATTGGGGTTTCTCGTCTAATGGCGGCGATTGCCGAGCAATATGCCGGAGAGGAAGGAATAAGGTGGCCGGCGGCCATTGCGCCATATCAGATTCACTTGATTCCGGTAAGCTGGAAAGATGAGCAGCAGCGTCAGCTTGTCATGGAACTTGAACAGCAGCTGGGCGATGCGGGATACACGGTGCTGACGGATGATCGGGATGAACGTCCTGGAGTAAAATTCAAGGACGCTGAATTAATTGGTCTGCCTGTACAGATTGTGGTTGGCAGGGGCGCTGCAGAACGGAATGTTGAAATAGGGTCCCACGCTCTTGCCAGTAAAGGGGAAACCAAGCGGATTAGCATGAGTGTGGAAGAGGCATTGAATCATGCCAAGGAAGTGCTCTAG
- a CDS encoding helix-turn-helix transcriptional regulator: MTDRLIRLMRIITLVQAKPGILARELAERCETTERTIYRDMEALSAMHIPIANMGHGRGYMFISNFAMYPLNWSDEEAQAFVHLGEVMDDIRPFLKPAFESAYEKVVASNQKNKTERVEWSEQISGLFKTGLPAWQNDTDEWKNNSLVTLLQAGMSQNTIEAEYLTQNMKMGVRLDPYCLIPREYRFDLLAYCHLSEMLRIYEVENLQKVKILPRTFRKDDFLLQSHFRKLGASQGQEWTAFKIRFSRDAVEHVMQQKFLVRPILTMEPEGTLLLETILGDDQEFMRWLGQYGPEAEILEPEGYRSIMKERLKRWQQLYS, encoded by the coding sequence ATGACAGACCGACTGATCCGATTAATGCGCATTATAACTCTCGTGCAGGCGAAGCCGGGGATCCTTGCCCGGGAGCTGGCCGAGCGATGCGAGACAACGGAAAGGACGATATATCGCGACATGGAGGCCCTCAGCGCAATGCACATTCCGATCGCCAATATGGGACACGGGAGAGGTTACATGTTTATCAGCAACTTCGCCATGTATCCGCTCAATTGGTCAGACGAGGAGGCCCAAGCTTTCGTCCATTTGGGTGAGGTTATGGATGATATTCGTCCTTTTCTGAAGCCGGCCTTCGAGAGCGCGTATGAGAAAGTGGTTGCTTCGAATCAGAAGAACAAAACGGAACGTGTGGAGTGGTCAGAGCAGATTAGCGGTTTATTCAAAACAGGGCTTCCCGCGTGGCAAAATGACACCGATGAATGGAAAAATAATTCCCTGGTAACCCTGCTCCAGGCCGGTATGTCACAGAACACTATCGAGGCAGAATATCTCACTCAAAACATGAAGATGGGGGTACGACTTGATCCCTACTGCCTGATCCCGCGTGAGTACCGTTTTGATCTGCTGGCATACTGTCACCTTTCGGAGATGCTGCGGATTTATGAAGTGGAGAACCTGCAAAAAGTAAAGATCTTGCCTCGTACATTTCGCAAAGATGACTTCCTTTTGCAATCCCATTTCCGTAAGCTGGGAGCCAGCCAAGGACAAGAATGGACTGCGTTCAAGATCCGTTTTTCCCGCGATGCAGTTGAACACGTGATGCAGCAAAAATTTTTGGTGCGTCCCATTCTTACCATGGAACCAGAGGGAACATTGCTGCTGGAAACCATTTTGGGTGATGATCAGGAATTTATGAGATGGCTTGGCCAATATGGACCAGAGGCAGAGATCCTTGAACCGGAGGGATACCGAAGCATCATGAAGGAACGCCTGAAACGCTGGCAGCAGTTATATAGCTAA
- a CDS encoding MFS transporter, which translates to MSMQTSLSKDAAMRSKNQPGLDAQSTVYRILIAISLVHLFNDSIQSVIPAIFPILKDSMHLTYTQIGWISFAINFTASIMQPVVGWFADKKPTPSILPIGMGFTFTGMLLLAFADSYMAVLISVIFVGLGSAAFHPEGSRVSHMAAGPRRGLAQSIFQVGGNAGQSLAPLLTRWIFIPFGLFGAIGFTGIAAMGIAVQIYIARWYGRMLQSGGYLRKQAAARRAPNPALRKKIAAAITILILLVFVRSWYVASIGSFYAFNLKELFSLSTEDAQIYIFLFLAAGALGTFFGGPLADRFGKRNMIFLSMAGAAPLALLLPYANLFWTGVLLTIIGFIMLSSFSVTVVYAQMLIPGKIGTVSGLITGLAFGMGGLGALVLGNWIDVFGVSPVMQMCSFLPLIGIFTFLLPSDKVLKRWADENGSEE; encoded by the coding sequence ATGTCCATGCAAACTTCATTATCCAAGGACGCTGCCATGCGTTCGAAAAACCAACCCGGATTGGATGCCCAGAGCACCGTTTACCGGATCTTGATTGCCATCAGTCTGGTTCATTTGTTTAACGATTCGATCCAGTCTGTCATTCCGGCCATTTTTCCAATCCTGAAAGACTCCATGCATCTTACATATACACAGATCGGATGGATATCCTTCGCCATCAACTTCACCGCATCCATTATGCAGCCGGTCGTTGGCTGGTTTGCAGATAAAAAGCCGACACCTTCAATTCTGCCGATTGGTATGGGCTTCACGTTCACCGGTATGCTATTGCTGGCTTTTGCTGACAGTTATATGGCTGTCCTGATCTCCGTCATTTTCGTCGGCCTTGGTTCGGCAGCTTTTCACCCGGAAGGTTCCCGGGTCTCCCATATGGCCGCAGGACCCCGTCGGGGTCTCGCACAATCCATCTTCCAGGTGGGCGGCAATGCCGGACAGTCTCTTGCTCCGCTCTTGACGAGATGGATCTTCATCCCGTTTGGTTTGTTCGGCGCCATCGGGTTCACCGGCATTGCAGCCATGGGGATCGCTGTACAGATCTATATCGCACGTTGGTACGGCCGCATGCTGCAATCGGGAGGGTATCTCCGCAAACAGGCGGCTGCCCGTCGTGCCCCCAATCCGGCACTTCGCAAAAAGATAGCTGCTGCCATCACGATTCTTATTTTGCTCGTCTTTGTTCGTTCATGGTATGTCGCTTCCATCGGCAGCTTCTATGCGTTTAATCTGAAGGAATTGTTCAGCCTCTCCACAGAGGATGCACAGATCTACATCTTCCTGTTCCTAGCCGCTGGCGCACTCGGCACGTTCTTCGGAGGTCCACTCGCAGATCGCTTCGGCAAACGCAATATGATTTTTCTGTCGATGGCCGGAGCCGCTCCACTGGCGCTGCTGCTGCCCTATGCCAATCTGTTCTGGACCGGCGTGCTGCTGACCATTATCGGATTCATCATGCTGTCCAGCTTCTCTGTGACCGTGGTTTATGCTCAAATGCTTATTCCGGGCAAAATCGGAACCGTCTCCGGTCTGATCACCGGGCTCGCATTCGGTATGGGAGGGCTCGGTGCGCTTGTCCTGGGAAACTGGATCGACGTGTTCGGTGTATCTCCAGTCATGCAGATGTGCAGCTTCCTGCCGCTGATCGGCATATTCACCTTCCTGCTGCCTTCGGATAAGGTACTGAAACGCTGGGCGGATGAAAACGGCAGTGAAGAATAA
- a CDS encoding AIM24 family protein — translation MHIHLNTAEAGGAGQVVTFSLIQDDLLHILHPQQIVAFRGSSGSRNDKFMNISGMVRKKKLIKSEITGPCQFVAALPPGFTMKEVELTEESDLLYDFRHLFFYSDGVTMHTKIQKIKNMLITQDAVKLKFSGKGKIGLLTQGQVCQQELHPTAPLYVDAGSIIAYPENAKLELTVYGNNLASQHMNYHWKMTGQGSVLFQAGRENSRLERDLNDEGLFKRILKEVIPFGNVIIK, via the coding sequence ATGCACATACACCTGAACACTGCTGAAGCCGGAGGAGCTGGACAAGTGGTTACCTTCTCGCTGATCCAGGATGACCTGCTTCATATTCTGCATCCACAGCAAATCGTTGCCTTTCGCGGATCAAGCGGCAGCCGCAATGACAAGTTCATGAACATCTCAGGCATGGTCCGTAAAAAAAAGCTGATCAAGTCTGAAATCACGGGACCTTGCCAGTTTGTGGCTGCACTCCCTCCCGGATTTACCATGAAAGAAGTGGAGCTTACCGAGGAAAGCGATTTGCTTTACGATTTTCGGCATCTCTTCTTTTACTCAGACGGCGTGACCATGCATACCAAGATCCAGAAGATCAAGAACATGCTGATCACTCAAGATGCTGTCAAATTGAAATTTTCAGGCAAAGGCAAGATTGGACTGTTAACCCAAGGCCAGGTCTGCCAGCAGGAACTACATCCGACCGCCCCGCTTTACGTAGATGCAGGCAGCATCATAGCCTATCCCGAGAATGCCAAGCTGGAACTTACCGTGTATGGAAATAATCTCGCCAGCCAGCATATGAACTACCACTGGAAAATGACGGGACAGGGCTCGGTGCTCTTTCAGGCAGGACGGGAGAATAGCAGACTGGAACGGGATTTGAATGATGAAGGACTATTCAAACGCATCCTCAAGGAAGTCATTCCCTTCGGCAATGTAATCATTAAATGA